GACTCGTGTCGATTGAGAGGATACGGGCGTGTGCGTGTGGGCTCCGCAGCACTCTGCCGTGGAGGAGTCCTGCGATCTGAAAATCCGCCCCGTAAAGTGCTCTGCCGGTGACCTTGTCAACACCGTCATGGCGGATAGGTCGGGTTCCAACAACTTTGTATTCTTTGTTTTCAGTCATTTCTATTCTTCCGTCGAAAGACGCTCCTTTCACTGCGCTGCGGCTGCATCAAGCACAGCACGGACGATTTTATCGTAACCGGTACAGCGACACAAATTGCCAGCCAACCAGTATCGAATCTCGTGTTCAGTCGGGTTTGGATTTTGATCCAGAAGTGCTTTGGCGCTCATGATAAAGCCCGGTGTACAGATACCGCATTGGAGGGCGGCGTTTTCGAGGAAGGCATCTTGGATGGGGTGCAGTTTGTCAGGTTCGGCAAGTCCTTCGATAGTCTCGACAGATTTGCCTTCAGTTTCGACACCCAGTACAAGGCATGAATTGACGAGTCTGCCGTCGAGAATGACGCTACAGGCTCCGCAATTTCCGTTGTTGCATCCCTCTTTAGCACCGGTCAGGTGAAGTTCATCTCTGAGGACTTCCAGCAAACTTTGCCGGGATTCACAGAGAAATTCTGTCGTTTCACCGTTAATAGTGGTTTGAACGTGCGATTTTCTCGCCATAGTTATGAGTTCCTTTTGCGTTGAGTAAAAGAAGAAAACTGTTATCGTTCCGATAGGGACAAAAATTAATCAATCCGTGTCAATCCCTGATTCGGACGAAACAACCCAATTTATGCGCCGTCTCGGATTCTCTGGATTGCGCCGTTAAGTGCGCGTCGCGTGAGTACACCGACGAGGTGTGTTCGCTGTTCTGCTGTGCCACGCATGTCGCTAATCGGGCGTGCAATGGCTTGTGCGGCTCCTGCAGCTTCGTCGATTGCGGTGGTATCAGAGACTTCACGACCAACGAGTAAAGCACTCGCTCCTTCCGCGAAGAGCGGCGTTGGGGCAACGGCAGCGAGCGCGATCCGAGCAGAAACGATTGTCTGTTTTGCGTCATCAAGGGTCACAGAGGCACCGGCACCAACAACAGCGATATCCATTTCATTGCGCGGGATAAACCGGAGATAAAAGGAACTTGAATTGCTTGCAGGTGCGGGTATCTTCAAGGATACGAGCATCTCACCGTTTTCTAACGCAGTCTGTCCGGGTCCCGTGCAGAATTGTTCGACGGGTAGTTCGCGTTCGCCGTTTGGACCGGCGATGACACAAGTGGCGTTTAGCACAATCAGCGGTGGTATACAGTCTGCAGCGGGTGAAGCGTTACACAGGTTACCACCGACCGCGGCGCGTCCTTGAATTGCAGTGCCACCGATAATTTTGGTTGCATCGATTAAACCCGGATAGGCATCGCAAATTTCATCAACGACGTAAATCTTATAACATTCGACTGCAGCACCGAGTGTTAAGCCGGTGTCGGCATTGTAATCTAATACATTGACCTCGGGGATAGATTTGATATCGATCATCCAGTCAACGTCTCGCCGTGCTTCTCTCACTTGGACGATAAGGTCGGTGCCACCTGCTAAGATACGTGCGGCTTGTCCTTTCTCATCGAGTAGTGTCACGGCTTCTGAGACGGTGTTCGCGGCAATATACGCAAAATCTTGCATGACCGGAATCTCCTTTCGCTTTATAAATGAAGGGTGTTATTTTAAAACCGTATT
The sequence above is a segment of the Candidatus Poribacteria bacterium genome. Coding sequences within it:
- a CDS encoding (2Fe-2S)-binding protein; this translates as MARKSHVQTTINGETTEFLCESRQSLLEVLRDELHLTGAKEGCNNGNCGACSVILDGRLVNSCLVLGVETEGKSVETIEGLAEPDKLHPIQDAFLENAALQCGICTPGFIMSAKALLDQNPNPTEHEIRYWLAGNLCRCTGYDKIVRAVLDAAAAQ
- a CDS encoding xanthine dehydrogenase family protein subunit M, with the translated sequence MQDFAYIAANTVSEAVTLLDEKGQAARILAGGTDLIVQVREARRDVDWMIDIKSIPEVNVLDYNADTGLTLGAAVECYKIYVVDEICDAYPGLIDATKIIGGTAIQGRAAVGGNLCNASPAADCIPPLIVLNATCVIAGPNGERELPVEQFCTGPGQTALENGEMLVSLKIPAPASNSSSFYLRFIPRNEMDIAVVGAGASVTLDDAKQTIVSARIALAAVAPTPLFAEGASALLVGREVSDTTAIDEAAGAAQAIARPISDMRGTAEQRTHLVGVLTRRALNGAIQRIRDGA